A stretch of Saccharothrix texasensis DNA encodes these proteins:
- a CDS encoding SDR family oxidoreductase — protein MRVALTGATGFLGTRLVRELLSRHGAITVLTRAGGADPVDRIARALHAVGTPEPRLAERLRVVEIELSRADLGLSAAAFRELADGLDAVWHCAGDIDLEASLSRVRAVNVEGTRNVLALAAAGRRDPLFCHISTAFVAGGRRTGVVYEDDLDGSWGFENAYEQSKYEAELLVHSWATAHRRPAVVLRPSILVDDRAPRPELPAHPLQAVTRAIEAILKQATPLDKVLLASTKGPIRLPGAPSAHLNLIPVDDAAAAMVELAQARRDRGVDTYHVVHHRDVTVADVQHALRDLSRTRFTLVQEVPVRMTVLEAKLHEHMPSLTSGFLPYLAHRRRYDDTHVRRVLGTSAGTTPIGAGYLLSGLRDSSRLAEITR, from the coding sequence ATGCGCGTTGCGCTAACCGGTGCCACGGGTTTCCTCGGTACCCGGCTCGTGCGCGAACTGCTGTCCCGGCACGGGGCGATCACGGTCCTCACCCGCGCGGGGGGCGCCGACCCGGTCGACCGGATAGCGCGTGCGCTGCACGCCGTCGGCACACCCGAACCGCGCCTCGCGGAGCGCCTGCGGGTCGTCGAGATCGAGCTTTCCCGGGCCGACCTGGGGCTGTCCGCCGCCGCCTTCCGGGAGCTGGCCGACGGCCTCGACGCCGTGTGGCACTGCGCGGGCGACATCGACCTGGAAGCGAGCCTCTCCCGGGTTCGCGCGGTCAACGTCGAAGGCACCCGGAACGTGCTGGCCTTGGCCGCCGCCGGCCGCCGCGACCCCCTGTTCTGCCACATCAGCACCGCCTTCGTGGCCGGTGGCCGCCGCACGGGGGTGGTGTACGAGGACGACCTCGACGGCTCCTGGGGCTTCGAGAACGCCTACGAGCAGTCCAAGTACGAAGCCGAACTGCTCGTGCACTCCTGGGCCACCGCCCACCGCCGCCCCGCCGTCGTGCTGCGGCCCAGCATCCTGGTCGACGACCGGGCGCCCCGACCGGAGCTGCCCGCCCACCCGCTCCAGGCGGTCACCCGCGCCATCGAGGCGATCCTGAAGCAGGCCACCCCGCTCGACAAGGTGCTCCTGGCCTCGACCAAGGGTCCGATCCGCCTGCCCGGCGCGCCCTCCGCCCACCTGAACCTCATCCCGGTCGACGACGCGGCGGCGGCCATGGTCGAGCTGGCCCAGGCCCGACGTGACCGCGGTGTGGACACCTACCACGTGGTCCACCACCGCGACGTCACGGTGGCCGACGTCCAGCACGCGCTGCGCGACCTCTCCCGCACCCGCTTCACCCTCGTCCAGGAGGTGCCCGTCCGCATGACCGTGCTGGAGGCCAAGTTGCACGAGCACATGCCGTCCCTGACGTCGGGGTTCCTGCCCTACCTGGCGCACCGGCGCCGCTACGACGACACCCACGTGCGCAGGGTGCTCGGCACGTCCGCCGGCACCACGCCGATCGGCGCCGGCTACCTGTTGTCCGGTCTGCGCGACAGCTCCCGGCTGGCCGAGATCACCCGATGA
- a CDS encoding DUF6230 family protein, with amino-acid sequence MAVLVPAGLVSGAVLTGVAQGAIGVSLATAGQITLTVDRVESEGFEIMPSVSTSGTAALVVRLPSAEVSGLCQTSTVDLPVIGAMTTELRARQVHVTDLVLEVHDLGGALSLDELLVGRGADPDGGRVGHRAGKAVLGRMTIKAESVTARSFAAEGLQLGHRDGTQGCSGSPSGDGR; translated from the coding sequence GTGGCGGTGCTGGTGCCGGCCGGGTTGGTGTCGGGGGCGGTGTTGACCGGTGTCGCCCAGGGAGCGATCGGGGTGTCGCTGGCCACCGCCGGCCAGATCACCCTGACGGTCGACCGGGTCGAGTCGGAAGGCTTCGAGATCATGCCCTCGGTGTCCACCTCCGGGACGGCGGCGTTGGTGGTGCGCCTGCCCTCGGCGGAGGTGTCGGGGTTGTGCCAGACCTCGACGGTCGACCTGCCGGTGATCGGCGCGATGACCACGGAGCTGCGGGCGCGCCAGGTGCACGTGACCGACCTGGTGCTGGAGGTGCACGACCTCGGCGGCGCGCTCAGCCTCGACGAGTTGCTGGTCGGGCGGGGCGCGGATCCCGACGGCGGCCGGGTCGGCCATCGCGCGGGGAAGGCGGTCCTGGGCCGCATGACCATCAAAGCCGAGTCGGTGACGGCACGCTCGTTCGCCGCCGAAGGGTTGCAGCTGGGCCACCGCGACGGAACGCAGGGGTGCTCGGGCTCACCGAGCGGCGACGGGCGGTGA
- a CDS encoding DUF6114 domain-containing protein: MSRFGHWRRSCPFTAGVLAVVAAVELVAAVGLSAGVVVLSGSGAAMAWLFAALLLVAGVTLLVNPALRHFAGVVALVVGVASLVHANLGGFLLGFAAAVVSGALALSWVPVDDPTSEPEQPSSAVLPVEH, encoded by the coding sequence GTGAGCCGCTTCGGCCACTGGCGGCGCTCCTGCCCCTTCACCGCCGGGGTGCTCGCCGTCGTGGCGGCGGTGGAACTGGTCGCCGCGGTGGGCCTCTCCGCCGGCGTGGTGGTGCTCTCCGGTTCGGGCGCGGCGATGGCCTGGCTGTTCGCGGCCCTGCTGCTGGTCGCGGGGGTCACGCTGCTGGTCAACCCGGCCCTGCGCCACTTCGCGGGCGTCGTGGCCCTCGTGGTCGGCGTGGCGAGCCTGGTGCACGCCAACCTGGGCGGCTTCCTCCTGGGCTTCGCCGCAGCCGTGGTGAGCGGAGCGCTGGCACTGTCGTGGGTTCCGGTCGACGACCCGACCTCCGAGCCGGAGCAGCCGAGCTCCGCCGTACTTCCGGTCGAGCACTGA
- a CDS encoding PepSY-associated TM helix domain-containing protein, giving the protein MSAPPVVDVRSDEAPAPVRVSVVPLLRRLHFYAGVLVAPFLLVAAISGMLYAFAPQFDRVFYGDLLEVSSAAGAPRPLAEQVAAAQAVLPDGAVTGVQLPDDPTATTRVVFSLPGLPEERSQTVYVDPYTAQVVGQLTTWFGATPVTAWLDNLHANLHLGETGALYSELAASWLWVVALGGLVLWLARRRTARRRVRALVVPEKGAKGVRKTRSWHASVGVWVLLGALFLSATGLTWSNNAGANFDAALTALNAKTPALDTGLRGAKGATSGDGHGEHGDGSSAVEVDPVTFDRVLVAARGAGLDGPLELGVAAAPGTAWTAAQTDNTWPVRLDKVAVDPATATVTARADFADRPVPAKLSSLGIQAHMGVLFGVANQLALFLLAAGILTLIVLGYRMWWQRRPTRADRRAALGAPPRRGAWQQLPLWVVIPAPLVLIALGWAIPLLGLSLLAFLLLDGLVGAARRRARDKTGTAAGSAG; this is encoded by the coding sequence GTGTCCGCTCCCCCTGTCGTCGACGTGCGCAGTGACGAGGCACCCGCCCCGGTCCGGGTGTCGGTGGTGCCCCTGTTGCGTCGGCTGCACTTCTACGCCGGTGTGCTGGTGGCGCCGTTCCTGCTGGTGGCGGCGATCTCGGGGATGCTCTACGCGTTCGCGCCGCAGTTCGACCGCGTCTTCTACGGCGACCTGCTGGAGGTGTCGTCGGCCGCCGGCGCGCCGCGTCCGCTGGCCGAGCAGGTCGCGGCGGCGCAGGCGGTGCTGCCGGACGGCGCGGTGACCGGCGTGCAGCTCCCGGACGACCCGACGGCCACGACCAGGGTCGTGTTCTCGTTGCCGGGCTTGCCGGAGGAGCGCAGCCAGACGGTGTACGTCGACCCGTACACCGCGCAGGTCGTCGGGCAGTTGACCACCTGGTTCGGGGCCACGCCGGTCACGGCGTGGTTGGACAACCTGCACGCGAACCTGCACCTCGGTGAGACGGGCGCGCTGTACTCGGAGCTGGCGGCCAGTTGGCTGTGGGTGGTCGCGCTCGGCGGCCTGGTGCTGTGGCTCGCCAGGCGGCGCACGGCGCGCCGTCGCGTGCGGGCGCTGGTCGTGCCGGAGAAGGGCGCGAAGGGCGTGCGGAAGACCCGGTCGTGGCACGCGAGCGTAGGGGTGTGGGTCCTGCTCGGCGCGCTGTTCCTGTCCGCCACCGGTCTGACCTGGTCGAACAACGCCGGCGCGAACTTCGACGCGGCCCTGACGGCGTTGAACGCGAAGACGCCGGCCCTCGACACCGGCTTGCGCGGCGCCAAGGGGGCGACGAGCGGCGACGGGCACGGCGAGCACGGCGACGGGTCGTCGGCGGTCGAGGTGGACCCGGTGACGTTCGACCGGGTGCTCGTGGCCGCCCGCGGCGCGGGCCTGGACGGGCCGTTGGAGCTGGGCGTGGCCGCCGCGCCCGGCACCGCGTGGACGGCCGCGCAGACCGACAACACCTGGCCGGTCCGACTGGACAAGGTCGCGGTCGACCCGGCGACCGCGACGGTGACCGCCCGCGCGGACTTCGCCGACCGGCCGGTGCCGGCGAAGCTGTCGTCGCTGGGCATCCAGGCGCACATGGGCGTGCTGTTCGGCGTGGCCAACCAGCTCGCGTTGTTCCTGCTCGCCGCAGGCATCCTGACGTTGATCGTGCTCGGCTACCGCATGTGGTGGCAGCGCCGCCCCACCCGTGCCGACCGCCGTGCCGCGTTGGGCGCCCCGCCCAGGCGCGGCGCGTGGCAGCAGCTCCCGCTGTGGGTCGTGATCCCGGCCCCGCTCGTGCTGATCGCCCTCGGCTGGGCGATTCCGCTGCTGGGCCTGAGCCTGCTCGCGTTCCTCCTGCTCGACGGGCTCGTCGGTGCGGCACGCCGCCGTGCCCGCGACAAGACCGGGACCGCGGCCGGATCGGCGGGGTGA
- a CDS encoding cytochrome P450: MTEPLDALITAARSGRGVTELERGLWLVTDPTETERLLASKGTSTVRSARRTGFTSWGPNGLDTWMAVRRAAHPFLTASRLTSAIPVIAEQAERAVSGWPSPGVVDVRDETVSLISAVNVRHLLGEPSEALSALVERELVLAGRARRPFPLASRRLRHAQRATYSAIRQHIRSRPSPTGLQAVLTDHGFGEHTVTLALRTMLLSSHHVPATALAWALHELSTHPDVQESARAEATAHPEPTADLPLCRAVIRETLRLHPPVWQLRRQLTAPTRGLPTGTTLLFSPYLNHRDPNSYPEPSGFRPQRWGPGFHPAPGAYLPFALGPRTCPASQLALTQLTVILAAVLKNHRLTPHRDPAPTFDALHAPRHLRLRVLPA, encoded by the coding sequence ATGACCGAACCACTCGACGCCCTGATCACGGCAGCGAGGTCCGGCAGAGGCGTCACCGAGCTCGAGCGCGGCCTGTGGCTGGTGACCGATCCCACCGAGACCGAACGCCTGCTGGCGAGCAAGGGCACGTCGACGGTCAGGTCCGCGCGCCGCACCGGCTTCACCTCGTGGGGACCGAACGGCTTGGACACCTGGATGGCGGTGCGCCGCGCCGCGCACCCCTTCCTGACCGCTTCGCGGCTCACCTCGGCGATCCCCGTGATCGCGGAACAGGCCGAGCGCGCGGTCTCCGGCTGGCCGTCACCCGGCGTCGTCGACGTACGGGACGAAACCGTCAGCCTGATCTCGGCCGTCAACGTCCGACACCTGCTGGGCGAACCGTCCGAGGCGTTGTCCGCCCTGGTCGAACGCGAACTGGTCCTGGCGGGGCGGGCCCGGCGGCCGTTCCCGCTCGCAAGCCGTCGTCTGCGGCACGCCCAGCGCGCCACCTACAGCGCCATCCGGCAGCACATCCGCTCCCGCCCGTCACCCACGGGCCTCCAGGCCGTCCTGACCGACCACGGGTTCGGCGAGCACACCGTGACGCTGGCGCTGCGCACCATGCTGTTGTCCAGCCACCACGTCCCCGCCACCGCGCTGGCCTGGGCCTTGCACGAACTGTCCACCCACCCCGACGTCCAGGAGTCGGCCCGGGCCGAAGCCACCGCGCACCCGGAACCGACGGCGGACCTGCCGCTGTGCCGGGCGGTGATCCGCGAAACCCTGCGCCTGCACCCACCGGTGTGGCAACTGCGGCGGCAGCTCACCGCGCCCACCCGCGGACTTCCGACGGGAACGACCCTGCTGTTCAGCCCGTACCTCAACCACCGCGACCCGAACAGCTACCCGGAGCCCTCAGGATTCCGCCCGCAGCGCTGGGGCCCCGGCTTCCACCCGGCACCGGGCGCCTACCTGCCCTTCGCACTCGGCCCCCGCACCTGCCCCGCCTCACAACTGGCGCTCACGCAGCTGACCGTCATCCTCGCGGCCGTCCTGAAGAACCACCGCCTGACTCCCCACCGCGACCCCGCACCGACCTTCGACGCCCTGCACGCTCCGCGCCACCTGCGGTTGCGCGTGCTCCCGGCATGA
- a CDS encoding calcium-binding protein encodes MRTRQLYPILAAGALVVGGFLGAGAASAAVPCVVGPGVTQTGTTVTGSGGNDTIDCTSANPGKTIYGNGGNDTVTGTAYIDTINGGTGDDTITGLVGDDFLNGDLGTDTINGSAGNDTLRGPGADLAQDTLNGGGNTDNCGPVGVPPDLRNSCES; translated from the coding sequence ATGCGAACCCGACAGCTCTACCCGATCCTGGCCGCAGGCGCCTTGGTCGTGGGCGGTTTCCTGGGTGCCGGTGCCGCCTCGGCGGCGGTCCCGTGTGTCGTCGGCCCCGGCGTGACGCAGACCGGCACCACGGTGACCGGTTCCGGCGGGAACGACACGATCGACTGCACCAGCGCCAACCCCGGCAAGACGATCTACGGCAACGGCGGCAACGACACCGTCACCGGCACCGCCTACATCGACACGATCAACGGCGGCACCGGCGACGACACCATCACCGGCCTGGTGGGCGACGACTTCCTCAACGGTGACCTCGGCACCGACACGATCAACGGTTCCGCGGGCAACGACACGCTCAGGGGTCCCGGCGCCGATCTCGCCCAGGACACCCTCAACGGCGGCGGCAACACCGACAACTGCGGCCCCGTCGGAGTGCCGCCGGACCTGCGCAACAGCTGCGAGTCGTAG